One region of Aeromicrobium sp. Sec7.5 genomic DNA includes:
- a CDS encoding ATP-dependent Clp protease proteolytic subunit — MSYYIPQWEERTSYGFRRIDPFAKLFEDRIIFLGTPISDDVANAVIAQLLSLQVMEPDRDISIYINSPGGSFTAMTAIYDTIRYLKPDVQTFCLGQAASAAAVLLAAGAPGKRFALPNARILIHQPYTEGTGGQISDLEIQANEILRMRELMEQMIADATGKDRADVSRDVDRDKILTAQQALEYGLIDQVLDTLKVPAV; from the coding sequence ATGAGCTACTACATTCCCCAGTGGGAAGAGCGCACGTCGTACGGCTTCCGCCGCATCGACCCGTTCGCCAAGCTGTTCGAGGACCGCATCATCTTCCTCGGCACGCCGATCAGCGACGACGTCGCCAACGCGGTCATCGCGCAGCTCCTGAGCCTGCAGGTCATGGAGCCCGACCGTGACATCAGCATCTACATCAACAGCCCCGGTGGTTCGTTCACCGCCATGACGGCGATCTACGACACGATCCGGTACCTCAAGCCCGACGTGCAGACGTTCTGCCTGGGCCAGGCGGCCTCGGCCGCCGCGGTGCTGCTGGCGGCCGGCGCCCCGGGCAAGCGCTTCGCGCTGCCGAACGCGCGCATCCTGATCCACCAGCCCTACACCGAGGGCACCGGCGGCCAGATCTCCGACCTCGAGATCCAGGCCAACGAGATCCTGCGCATGCGCGAGCTGATGGAGCAGATGATCGCCGACGCCACCGGCAAGGACCGGGCCGACGTCAGTCGCGACGTCGACCGCGACAAGATCCTGACGGCCCAGCAGGCCCTCGAGTACGGCCTGATCGACCAGGTCCTCGACACGCTCAAGGTCCCCGCAGTCTGA